In Labeo rohita strain BAU-BD-2019 chromosome 16, IGBB_LRoh.1.0, whole genome shotgun sequence, one DNA window encodes the following:
- the colec10 gene encoding collectin-10 isoform X2: MDGQNFSRNLFLFLFLCNVCLYCITTEVCSNSILPGSKGDPGGVGAEGEEGRMGKTGPPGQRGLTVEYGEKGEMGRIGKMGNSGMKGDKGQEGINGLPGLKGKPGTTCDCGRYRKVVGQMDINISKLKNAVKFLKNVVLGIRETKNMFYLLVTEARRYQESLLNCKLRGGSLAMPRTTETNTLLADYIREADLTHVFIGLQVGVTEVGYMFVDGNPFLNTTVWSLQSPHSGKGDCVQLGSTGAWSQVDCGATQYYICEFVKNKNTSATLAL; encoded by the exons ATGGATGGACAAAATTTCAGCaggaatctttttttatttctgtttctttgtaatgTATGCCTTTATTGTATTACAACCGAAGTCTGCTCTAACAGCATTCTCCCTGGATCAAAag GCGATCCAGGTGGGGTGGGAGCAGAAGGTGAAGAAGGAAGAATGGGGAAAACCGGCCCACCTGGCCAGCGAG GCCTGACTGTCGAATATGGAGAAAAAGGAGAGATGGGAAGAATAGGAAAGATGGGCAATAGTGGAATGAAAG GTGACAAGGGACAAGAAGGAATTAATGGTCTCCCAGGATTAAAAGGAAAACCTG GTACTACCTGTGACTGTGGGAGGTACAGAAAGGTTGTTGGACAGATGGACATCAATATAAGCAAACTGAAAAATGCTGTCAAGTTTCTTAAGAACG TGGTTCTAGGTATCAGGGAAACCAAGAACATGTTTTACCTGCTGGTGACAGAGGCACGGAGGTATCAAGAGTCACTTCTAAACTGCAAGTTGCGTGGGGGGTCCCTTGCTATGCCCAGAACCACAGAGACAAACACCTTGCTTGCCGACTATATCAGAGAAGCTGATCTTACTCATGTGTTCATAGGGCTACAAGTAGGAGTAACAGAAGTGGGGTACATGTTTGTTGATGGTAACCCCTTCTTGAATACCACAGTCTGGTCTCTACAGAGCCCACACAGTGGTAAAGGTGACTGTGTGCAGCTTGGTAGTACTGGAGCCTGGAGCCAGGTAGATTGTGGAGCCACACAGTACTACATATGTGAGtttgtcaaaaacaaaaatacttcaGCAACTTTAGCCTTGTAA
- the colec10 gene encoding collectin-10 isoform X1 codes for MDGQNFSRNLFLFLFLCNVCLYCITTEVCSNSILPGSKGDPGGVGAEGEEGRMGKTGPPGQRGDQLPSSSSIGLTVEYGEKGEMGRIGKMGNSGMKGDKGQEGINGLPGLKGKPGTTCDCGRYRKVVGQMDINISKLKNAVKFLKNVVLGIRETKNMFYLLVTEARRYQESLLNCKLRGGSLAMPRTTETNTLLADYIREADLTHVFIGLQVGVTEVGYMFVDGNPFLNTTVWSLQSPHSGKGDCVQLGSTGAWSQVDCGATQYYICEFVKNKNTSATLAL; via the exons ATGGATGGACAAAATTTCAGCaggaatctttttttatttctgtttctttgtaatgTATGCCTTTATTGTATTACAACCGAAGTCTGCTCTAACAGCATTCTCCCTGGATCAAAag GCGATCCAGGTGGGGTGGGAGCAGAAGGTGAAGAAGGAAGAATGGGGAAAACCGGCCCACCTGGCCAGCGAG GAGACCAGTTACCTTCTTCATCTTCCATAGGCCTGACTGTCGAATATGGAGAAAAAGGAGAGATGGGAAGAATAGGAAAGATGGGCAATAGTGGAATGAAAG GTGACAAGGGACAAGAAGGAATTAATGGTCTCCCAGGATTAAAAGGAAAACCTG GTACTACCTGTGACTGTGGGAGGTACAGAAAGGTTGTTGGACAGATGGACATCAATATAAGCAAACTGAAAAATGCTGTCAAGTTTCTTAAGAACG TGGTTCTAGGTATCAGGGAAACCAAGAACATGTTTTACCTGCTGGTGACAGAGGCACGGAGGTATCAAGAGTCACTTCTAAACTGCAAGTTGCGTGGGGGGTCCCTTGCTATGCCCAGAACCACAGAGACAAACACCTTGCTTGCCGACTATATCAGAGAAGCTGATCTTACTCATGTGTTCATAGGGCTACAAGTAGGAGTAACAGAAGTGGGGTACATGTTTGTTGATGGTAACCCCTTCTTGAATACCACAGTCTGGTCTCTACAGAGCCCACACAGTGGTAAAGGTGACTGTGTGCAGCTTGGTAGTACTGGAGCCTGGAGCCAGGTAGATTGTGGAGCCACACAGTACTACATATGTGAGtttgtcaaaaacaaaaatacttcaGCAACTTTAGCCTTGTAA